A genomic stretch from Eretmochelys imbricata isolate rEreImb1 chromosome 24, rEreImb1.hap1, whole genome shotgun sequence includes:
- the TSACC gene encoding TSSK6-activating co-chaperone protein: MDREGELVLRPSGLRPSRSGFGRAGCRGTSSAPPQMEPETDAQEEKQHWKNTARRSTQSPREDNFEGPSSSFKKLCPAKPSPSFLELPSSQRRPSPSLPCAQAARIWKGQKKFTPDHQPQECYGLLECMHNNIQIQTQIALAQLSILEGLQESMSLLLASNEEKGKEQRDQKGLQSSASSPT, encoded by the exons ATGGACCGAGAGGGGGAGCTTGTCCTGCGGCCCTCCGGACTGCGTCCGTCGCGCTCGGGTTTCGGCCGCGCCGGCTGTAGAG GCACAAGCTCTGCTCCTCCTCAGATGGAGCCAGAAACAGATGCTCAGGAAGAAAAACAACACTGGAAAA ACACAGCGAGACGATCCACTCAAAGCCCAC GAGAGGATAACTTTGAAGGCCCTTCCTCTTCTTTTAAGAAGCTATGTCCTGCCAAACCCTCCCCCAGCTTTCTTGAGCTTCCATCTTCCCAACGGAGGCCCAGCCCAAGTCTGCCCTGTGCCCAGGCTGCAAGGATATGGAAAGGACAGAAAAAATTCA CCCCTGATCATCAGCCACAGGAATGCTACGGCCTACTGGAGTGTATGCACAACAACATCCAGATCCAAACCCAGATCGCTCTGGCACAGTTGAGCATCCTGGAAGGCTTGCAGGAATCCATGAGCTTGCTTCTGGCTAGCAAcgaagagaaggggaaggagcagagagaccaGAAGGGCCTGCAAAgctcagcctcctcccccacctaa